One region of Amphiprion ocellaris isolate individual 3 ecotype Okinawa chromosome 9, ASM2253959v1, whole genome shotgun sequence genomic DNA includes:
- the nt5c3a gene encoding cytosolic 5'-nucleotidase 3 isoform X2: MPQFEKTTVHMRDPERVEQIICGLIKGGASKLQIITDFDMTLSKFAVNGKRCPTCHNIIDNCKLVTEECRQKLLQLKNKYYPIEIDPHLTMEEKYPFMVEWYFKSHTLLVEQRLEKDKLPEVVRESDAALREGFEQFFDHLQQHNVPVFIFSAGLGDVLEEIIRQAGVYHSNVKVVSNFMDFDDNGVLKGFKGELIHVYNKHDGALRNTEYFKQLREYCNIILMGDSLGDLSMADGVPNVENILKIGFLNDKVEERLDKYMDSYDIVLVKDETLEVPNAILQKVL; encoded by the exons ATGCCTCAGTTTGAGAAAACGACGGTCCACATGAGGGACCCTGAGAGAGTGGAGCAGATCATCTGTGGCCTCATCAAAGGAGGAGCCTCCAAACTTCAG atcatcacagactttgacATGACGTTAAGCAAATTCGCTGTCAACGGTAAACGCTGTCCAACATGTCACA ATATCATTGATAACTGCAAACTGGTGACAGAGGAGTGCAggcagaagctgctgcagctgaagaaTAAATACTATCCCATTGAGATTGATCCTCACCTCACCATGGAGGAGAAATATCCATTTATGGTGGAGTG GTATTTCAAGTCTCACACACTACTTGTGGAGCAGCGGCTGGAGAAGGACAAACTGCCAGAGGTGGTGAGAGAGTCTGACGCTGCACTCAG AGAAGGCTTTGAGCAGTTCTTCGaccacctgcagcagcacaaTGTGCCCGTCTTCATTTTCTCCGCCGGCCTGGGCGACGTCCTGGAGGAAATCATCCGCCAGGCTGGAGTCTACCACTCCAACGTCAAGGTTGTCTCCAACTTCATGGACTTTGATGACAAT GGCGTCCTGAAGGGGTTCAAAGGTGAGCTGATCCATGTGTACAACAAACATGACGGCGCCCTGCGGAACACGGAGTACTTCAAACAGCTGAGGGAATACTGCAACATCATCCTGATGGGCGACTCACTGGGCGACCTCAGCATGGCCGACGGTGTGCCCAACGTGGAGAACATCCTCAAGATCGGCTTCCTCAATGACAAG GTGGAAGAGCGTCTGGACAAATACATGGACTCTTATGACATCGTTCTCGTGAAAGACGAGACCCTGGAAGTGCCCAATGCCATCCTCCAGAAGGTTCTATAA